Genomic DNA from Urocitellus parryii isolate mUroPar1 chromosome 5, mUroPar1.hap1, whole genome shotgun sequence:
ttgtattttattaagagacagggtctcactgagttgcttagcaacttgctttttgctgatgctggctttgaactcgaaatcctcctgcctcagcctcctgtgctgctgggattacaggcatgcaccaccacacccggcaataatatatttttatagctaGGAAAGTATAGCTAATCTAGTTGTGTATAAAATTAAGTTTAAGCAATGCAACAAAATCTCGGTCAAAATTGTCTTTTCACTCAGATCTGATCAGACTACAAGGATTGGAAACCTGAATCATTAGTGCTTTATTCAAATTTAACTATGAAACCTTTACCAGACTGTAACTGTATTAAAAACATTGTGTCTTTTCAACTAACTATAATATGGATTTGCTGAGATATTATGGTATACTATTTAATTTAGCTGATGATTTATCATTTTATCATCAAAATTCATATGTACCATTCCATACATCCTGGAAGAATAATTTTTGGCAGCTACATaacctgttttcatttttgccaCCTGTTACACAACTAAATAGATAATTATAAGGCACTTACATCAATAGTGGCTGACAACttagaaattattaataaatgtatatgattttcctttggaaatattGAGATGCTCTttgaaagaatataatattttccccaggtgtgttttttattttggaggtttTATGCTTTcaagaattttattataaatgacatTGAGTCTGTCATTTTTGTTAAGCCTTGCATATTTTATAGAATCACATCTAAGTAATCTTCACTATAAGGTCCTAtatctactttttcctttttagaatgtaactcaaataaaattaaaaatttcactagagtcaacatttttttcagcAGTGTCAGATGTTACCTCCAGTTGCAACAGTTGAACTTGAACATACCTCTAGCTATTTCATTCATCTGCTttctcccaattaaaaaaaaatccgtATAAAAAAATGTATACCAGTTCACTTGAAATGGTATAATAGTCACAAACCAGAGGGGGAAATGTAGAATaacttcttttccaaaaaaataccCTGACATTTATAAATGACACTCATTTGAGAGTCTTGACAATTTGCTAGTCCAGGCAAGTTGCTCTAGGACTTCACAGCTAACTGCACATTATATAATTAATACAATTAGACTATACAATGTATGCAACCTTTATACAATTGATCAAATTATCCGTcatataccaaaaaataaaaaaataaaaattgaatgagATGTCCAGAGCATCATAATTTCTGGGGcccaatgtaaaatgaaaatgtgaagccCTGCCTGAAGGTAGGTAAAACAGTTCCCCTTTCCAAGGGCCCACAGATTTAACCCATGGCACACAGGTGAGTCCAGTGAGGGGCAGCAACAGTCATAGGTAGTAGGCAGAAATTCGGAGGCCAGGTGACCCAGGGCACTAAGTGGTGGCATAGATTGGGTGGTCAACAGCCTGTCTGTCTCTGAGAGGCAAGGAGGCCATGGGAGACAGGACTGTGTTTGAGTGAAAGCTCTAAGACATGCGGAATGCTTTGGCCCATCCCACTTCATTTACCAAAtacaaattcaaagataaaattactaagaatttcaagatggtgaCCACCATTGAACTCTAAGCCCAGGGCCCTACTGAGTGGAGGCTCTGTGTAACAACACTGGTTGCACCCCATGAAGCCAGCCCTGGGGATATCAGTGTGTGGAAGAACAGAGGTCCCTTCCTGGCCAAGATCTCCCTCGTCCTTGCCTGTCCCCACACAGCCAGGCATAACTGCAGGATGAAGGATACAATGTACTCTCATATTTTAgtactttcttatttctttctgatCATGACCCATGAGTCTCATCTAAAGGCTCATGTCTCTCTAAGGGCCTGTCCATATGAGGTGGATGTGTCAGGAGAGGCAGCCTGGTATGGAGGCAAGAATGTGGATAGGAGCCAGACAACCCTGGCTGTCCTCTCTAACATCCTATGCCTCCAACTCTCCTGGCCTCTGCTTCATTATGATGAAATTCCTCGTTATAATGTTGGTTTCCTCATTATTAATGAAAGGGATGCTAGATGATCTCTAACATTCCTTCCAGTTCTATTTTTGTGAGAGAGAGACAATGCAAATAGGTGTTTGGCAAAAGGAGTTTGGCCTCCTGGCTGTTTTACCTCCATTTTTAAAGGACTCATTGTAAccaatgtattttgattcatcaAAGCCATATCTGAGCTGTTGGTTCTGATGTTGCTGCATAGAAGCCAAAAGAAAGGAGGTATGAGTAATTTGGATGTGTGTAGGCAAAATGGGCCCTCATATCCTTCAGGTCTAGCAGCAGATGTGTTAATTCTATCACCCTAGATTATAAAACAACAGTAATTAATACCTGAGCCAGGTCCTTTTATCTAAGGTGCTCAAAGTGCTTTGTGGTCATTAACCCACTAATTCACCTGCCTCAAGCCATCTGGAGGTCAGGAAGAATCTCTTACAACAAAGAAGGATGACCTGACTAACAAGCAGGAAGTGGGTATGAGGTGAAGGGGGATCACCAAAATAGTTCTCTTGGAAGACGGAAAATTACTGACAGAAATTTAACCACTCACTAGGCTCTTGACATGAATTCTCATGGATGTCACATCTCCTCCTCCTGGAAATCCCTTGACCTTTCATGTAAGCTGTAGCCCTTACAGCTTCAGATAGACAACAGTGATGCCCAAAGCAAAGAAGGGGAAGCACTCCCAtccctaaaatttttttctcttaaagaaggcaaaaaaaaaaaaaaaagctttttcaaGTTAAGGAGTCTCTAAAGAGAAAAGAGCACTTCAGAATGAGTTGATCACGGTTCTAAGGTCCTGACTTCTTTACAGGTGGTTTCCACTAAAAAGCATCTAATGAAAAACCACACTGCTCAGAAGTATCTTCTGGCAGGTGCTTTTATCATTAAAATCATTTAGTTAACCATTCAGTTAGAATGGATAGTCACCTAAGAGGTTCTCTGCATGGGGCCAGGTGCTATAGGTgcaaaaaatgtgaaaactgaCCCTCTTCCAAGCAGCTATTAATCTAACCAATTAAAGGAGATTCATACAAATAAAGTAAGttgctaaatttattatttataattattcatttatttctactagTCATTTCCTAATTAATGTTATTGATAAAATTAACAACAGAAAACAggatttctataattttgaatGGTATCGACCCCAAGTCTTGTACAGTCCTGGTGGAAGGTGATCCGTGAGTGATAGAATgaccagggaaggaaggaagagcctaGGAGATAGGATGAACTGGACCTTAGAGGTAGGGAAAGCATTTAGATCAGAATCAGGGACTAAGGGACGAAGACAGCGACATCTAAGTGGAATTGAGCAGATGGGAGCTTATTTCTTTGGGATGCTTTGGGAAAACCAACCTGGCTAAATCCTCAGGTCTAGAATTCGGAAACAAATATGAAAGGTAGAGCCAGGTCATAAAGTACCTTAAAACCAAACGAAACAAGCACTGACGTGGGGTCTTCAGAGTCGTCTGTCAAAATGAAGACATTCAGAAAAAGAAGCAGGCTTGCTTCTAAATTTAGAAAGGTACACTCGGTACAGGCTAGATACTATCATATGtcaccacaggaaaaaaagaaatatgtaatttCAGTATTGGCTGGTGACCTTTAATTGTGAATTCTTTCATCTCAGGACCTAGGAATGTCCCCATGGAGTGAGACCCAGAGCAATAAAGACTTATGGAGGTGAcgagggaaggatggagggaaaTTATAGACAAAGCCTTGAGCAGTATTAGGAATGGCTGGTCCAGGTAAGGGCCCACCCTTGATGGACCTCCTCGGCCACAGAAAGGATTtccaagagagaaaaagagagtagGATAGGCAAAATAAATTTCCCCTAATTCACAAATTTACCTACCATTAGCCATTGCATGTCAGAGGTAGAAAAAGTTACTCTTCCTTCTGGTCCAGTAATAATAATCTTGTTACTGTTGAATGGATGCTCTTTTGCATCTCATGATTAAAATCAAGAGGTAAGGAAATCTCTGGAAATGGCTCTAGAGAATAGGTCAGAAGAAGAATAAAGTCTCCTGGTTCGAGGCCAGTTGAGGGCCTCCTGTGGCTTCCTGAATACCCTGGAATATATGTGAAGAAGCAGTTTCCTACATTCACACCCCCTTCAGGGAGTGTGGGTCCTCATATAAGTCACCATGTATCAAAACTGCATGGACTCCATGCAGTCTGAGACCAAGTTGCCCCTGGTCGAcagtagaattaaaaataattgttctcACCAAAGAAATCTGTGTAGAAAAGTTGCTGTGAAACTGGAATAGGTGTGTCTTTCTGTCCTTCCGGTTCTTTTTATAGGCACTGCAGGTACCTGAGTGAGGGCCTACAGTCCTTCCGCCCATTTGGGAAGAGATTAAAGAAGCTGAGGTTGTCTCCTTCTTACTCATTTGCAGTAACAACCTCACCACCACTAcagcctcagcttccagaggGGACACAGAGGAGGTAAGTCGGAATTAAGGGGCCATACCATCTACTATAAACCAGAATCACTGTGGCCATCTGGATGGGGAATAACTGAAGAATAGGGATAGCAATATTTGATGGCAaggtgtcttttgttttgtttttcccccaaatgaatatgcagggttttttttccccccctagaTCACCTCAGTCAAGACATGGGCTTTGGTACTAAactattcaaaaaattatttgaaagaaggGACAATTTTGTGTAATTCTTTGATGAACAAATAGCAGGTGTTTAATAATAATCTGGTGCATTGGATTGACTTGAACTGAAAGAACAAACAGTCATTAAAATTACTGAGGGAAATCATCCACCTGTCTCCTTCAAGCAGTGCATCAGTGTTTAGAATAATCCAATGATGCATTAAGCCCATTCTATCCCATCGTTCCAGATGTGGAACaccaataaaaacttaaattgagcaacaaatattaacctattttaatgcacctgtgctGTTGAACTATTTGCACAATTAAAAACTTGGGTCTTAAAAGGGTTTGTGTTGGCAGTCCTTGTTCTGGAACCTGATATAGCTGGAATTCCATCAGTCAGGCAGATTGTCACATATCATTTTTCATGAAAAAGACCCCATATTTATGTTCAAAAAGCCTTAGAAATTGTGATGCAAAAATTGATGAATGATCTGGAGACTCTAAGGAAGTCTGTTCTGCTTTTCCCAGAGAAGGATGGAGCTAAGATAGTTTTGAGAGGTTTAGATTGGCTTTCTCATCTCCTTCCTTAACATCCTCTAAACAACTGTCACAGCGTTAGGGGGTAATATGTGTGACAGCATTTCCCATCCCTATAGACCATATTGGTATGTATCTGATTCCCACTGCCCAtccccacccaccaccatccaCCACCAAGGAAGCTTAGCATTTAGAAAAGTATCAGGAGTCAAACAAAATATAACTGGAGTCCTCTCCAGTGTCTGCATGACAATTTGGTATagccatttttttcatttgcccATGCGTCTTCATTTGGAATGTGAGACTCTATGGTGCCCTCTATAGGACCCTCAATGTAAATACATGTGAAATCTTAAGTTtgtcccatctttttttttttttttttccccctgcagggGACCAGAAGACCATTCTTGTGAGGTCCTCATATAAGTCACCATGTATCAAGACTGCATGGACTCCAGTGGAGAGTATTATTTCCTCTGTGACAATGAGGGGCCATGGGGCATTGTTCTGGAGTCCTTGGCAATAATTGGCATAATAGTCACGGTGATTCTACTCTTGGCATTTCTCTTCCTCTTGAGAAAGGTCCGAGACTGCAGCCAGTGGAATGTTCTCCCCACACAGATCCTCTTCCTCCTGGGTGTGCTGGGACTCTTTGGACTTGCTTTCGCCTTCATCATCCAGCTCAATGAAAAAACTGCTCCTGTACGCTTTTTTCTCTTTGGGGTTCTCTTTGCCCTCTGTTTCTCATGCCTCTTGGCTCATGCCTCCAACCTGGTGAAGCTGGTCCGGGGAAGAGTTTCCTTCTGTTGGACAACGATTCTGGGCATTGCTATTGCTCTCACTCTGTTGCAGGTCATTATTGCCATTGAGTATGTGACTCTCATGACAAGTAGATGCATGATGTTTTTGCACATGACACCCTGTCAGCTCAATGTGGACTTTGTTGTCCTCCTGGTCTATGTCCTCTTCCTGATGGCCCTCACATTTTTTGTCTCCAAAGCCACATTCTGTGGCCCATGTGAGAACTGGAAGCAGCATGGGAAGTTTATCTTCGTCACTGTACTCATCTCCACCATTATCTGGGTGGTGTGGATCTCCATGCTGTTGAAAGGCAACCCACAGCTCCAGCGACAGCCCCAGTGGGACGACGCAGTCATCTGCATTGGCCTGGTCACCAATGCGTGGGTTTTCCTGCTGTTGTACATCATCCCTGAGCTCTGCATTCTCTGCAGATCCTATAAGCAGGACTGCCCTTCACAAGGCAATGCCTGCGCAGTCCCAGTCTACCAGCGCAACTTCCGAGCCGAGACCCAGGAGCACTCCAGAGGTACTTCCCCCCGCGGTCTTGGGGGCAGGGAGGGTCTTTGGGAGAAACAGGAGAGAAACAGAGTAACAGGAAGAACCCAGAGGGATCCAACAGGGAATGGTTAGCTTTTTGGTGGGTGATTTCGTTGTTCAGATATAGAGATTAAGACTATCAGAATCATggttaaatttttatgaaaacttCGTTCTTTCAAACTTAGAACTTCATGAGGAGAGAAACAAGACCCGAACACATCAAAGGCCCTAAATAAAGAAGGTGTGACTCTGAGTGCTCAACCTGAGTAAAGCAAGGCACCCTCTATAAAACGAGTTAACCAGCTCCAAATGAGGCTTGGGCCATGTAGTCGTATAACATCAAATGCTAAGTCCAGATGTGTTGGCTGTGGAGGACAAAAATCAATCCTGGCAAGAGTGGTTTGCGTTATTAAAATTTGAGTCTCAAAGCTAGTTTGCCCAAACATAATCTTAAACTGACTTGTTGGACTTACCACTCATAAAAGTCACAAAACCCTGTAGCTTCTGGATTTCTACTTTTCAAAACATTTGCTGTTTACAGTCTTTCAAGGTTCACAGAAAGCAATAGGAAGAGGCATTTAATCTAAATTCCGAGGAAAGGTTCAGATGTATGATCATTCGTAGACATAAAGTAAGTTGCTTATGCAacatttttataacaattttatagtCATATTTTTATCGTTATATAATACCAAGACATCTGAATGTTTTGTTaaggaataaaatttattatccGTGACAACAAAGATGCTTGGTCCCTAGCAACATGAGGGAAATAGTGGCTAAATTTAATTATCTGGAAATATATCAAAACTCATCAATTCCTTTTCTGAAAGATCTGGCCTATTTTTCATAATCCAATATCATAGTTTTGCATAATTTTGTGTCTTAATAGGCAACTgatttctcacattttatttctaatgtataatgatgttattttatatacacatatatatagcaTACATAATGTCTCCAGGCTCAAAAAATCAACATTCGCTTTCCTTTTaagtgcatatatttttttttgagctgtAATCTATGGCTAATTGCATATTCAAACTAAATCCTGTTTAGATAAATGCACCCATTAATTCTTTTCTGTTCAATTGACCAAGAGTCGGAAACGGACACTATACATCCTTCCTATAAATTTTTTCACTGCTTGCTGATGATGCATAATCAGATCACTGGGGTTTCTGGCAGAATTGCAGAGCCCAGCtttcttgaaaattcttttcATAGTTCTTACCAGAAGATAAAAGTTGTtgtgtttgcttttgttgttgcgTGTTTCCAGGAAACGAAAGTTGGAGAGAAAGTTCCTATAGTTTCACAATAACCCAAAACACCCTCTTAATGTTCAATATTCCATCCCCCAAAACACTGGGCACATGTTTAAAATGCTCTAAGGAGTGTCTTGGTTGAAGAGTGAGGGCTTGCAAATTTCCTGATTTGACCAGCACTA
This window encodes:
- the Gprc5d gene encoding G-protein coupled receptor family C group 5 member D isoform X2, giving the protein MYQDCMDSSGEYYFLCDNEGPWGIVLESLAIIGIIVTVILLLAFLFLLRKVRDCSQWNVLPTQILFLLGVLGLFGLAFAFIIQLNEKTAPVRFFLFGVLFALCFSCLLAHASNLVKLVRGRVSFCWTTILGIAIALTLLQVIIAIEYVTLMTSRCMMFLHMTPCQLNVDFVVLLVYVLFLMALTFFVSKATFCGPCENWKQHGKFIFVTVLISTIIWVVWISMLLKGNPQLQRQPQWDDAVICIGLVTNAWVFLLLYIIPELCILCRSYKQDCPSQGNACAVPVYQRNFRAETQEHSRDC
- the Gprc5d gene encoding G-protein coupled receptor family C group 5 member D isoform X1; the encoded protein is MYQDCMDSSGEYYFLCDNEGPWGIVLESLAIIGIIVTVILLLAFLFLLRKVRDCSQWNVLPTQILFLLGVLGLFGLAFAFIIQLNEKTAPVRFFLFGVLFALCFSCLLAHASNLVKLVRGRVSFCWTTILGIAIALTLLQVIIAIEYVTLMTSRCMMFLHMTPCQLNVDFVVLLVYVLFLMALTFFVSKATFCGPCENWKQHGKFIFVTVLISTIIWVVWISMLLKGNPQLQRQPQWDDAVICIGLVTNAWVFLLLYIIPELCILCRSYKQDCPSQGNACAVPVYQRNFRAETQEHSRARDSDGAEEDIALTSCGTPIPRQTVDLTQEYLIPPATLSPQQDAGL